One Thermococcus kodakarensis KOD1 genomic window carries:
- a CDS encoding iron-sulfur cluster assembly protein: MNAEEIYDRLRRVNEPITEMDIVSLGLVERVTVDEDGVKIYLRLAEGIRHPFQNALSWPVRWRIVRDVVKALDDVPKLEILEARNLTRYYPEED, encoded by the coding sequence GTGAACGCTGAGGAAATATACGACAGACTCCGCAGGGTGAATGAGCCCATAACGGAGATGGACATAGTCAGCCTCGGCCTCGTTGAGAGGGTTACCGTTGACGAAGATGGTGTTAAAATTTACCTCAGGCTCGCCGAGGGAATACGGCACCCGTTCCAGAACGCCCTCAGCTGGCCGGTCAGATGGAGAATTGTTAGGGATGTGGTTAAGGCCCTTGATGATGTGCCAAAACTTGAAATACTCGAAGCCAGAAATCTTACGAGATACTATCCGGAGGAGGATTGA
- a CDS encoding type II toxin-antitoxin system VapC family toxin produces the protein MRLLIDTNLFVYLNANIDDELAERLDRFYAELVRENEAYTNVLVLDELIHVSKRKYGVSYPETISFIEDVVLPAVRVLPITFEDYLTAKEIILKYHLRPSDALHAATIQNNGLQAIVSEDEDFDKLPIKRLWLEV, from the coding sequence ATGAGGCTGCTCATTGACACCAACCTTTTTGTCTATTTAAACGCCAACATAGACGATGAACTCGCCGAGAGGCTCGATCGCTTCTATGCAGAGCTGGTTAGAGAGAATGAAGCTTACACGAACGTCCTTGTTTTGGACGAGCTCATTCACGTTTCTAAACGAAAATACGGGGTGAGCTATCCTGAGACGATATCGTTCATAGAAGACGTTGTACTGCCTGCCGTTAGGGTGCTTCCCATCACCTTTGAGGATTACCTCACGGCCAAAGAAATAATTCTCAAGTACCACCTTCGCCCTTCAGATGCCCTCCACGCCGCGACGATTCAGAACAACGGCCTTCAGGCTATTGTGAGTGAGGATGAGGATTTTGATAAACTTCCCATTAAGAGGCTCTGGCTGGAGGTGTAA
- a CDS encoding alpha/beta hydrolase, with protein sequence MEIYKAKFGNPERGWVVLVHGLGEHSGRYGKLISMLNEAGFAVYTFDWPGHGKSPGKRGHTSVEEAMEIIDSIIKELGEKPFLFGHSLGGLTVIRYAETRPDKIRGVVASSPALAKSPKTPGFMVALAKVLGRIAPGLTLSNGIDPNLLSRNPDAVKRYIEDPLVHDRISTKLGMSIFKNMELAHREADRIEVPILLLVGTGDVITPPEGSRKLFEELKVKDKEIREFEGAYHEIFEDPEWGEEFHKTIVEWLIKHSEKA encoded by the coding sequence ATGGAAATCTACAAAGCCAAGTTCGGAAATCCTGAGAGGGGTTGGGTAGTCTTGGTTCATGGCCTTGGAGAGCACAGCGGGAGGTACGGAAAGCTCATCTCGATGCTCAACGAGGCTGGCTTTGCCGTCTATACCTTTGACTGGCCAGGACACGGGAAGAGCCCTGGAAAGAGGGGGCACACCAGCGTCGAAGAGGCTATGGAAATAATTGATTCCATAATTAAAGAATTAGGTGAAAAGCCCTTCCTCTTCGGACACAGTCTCGGAGGTTTGACCGTCATCCGCTATGCCGAGACCAGGCCGGATAAGATACGCGGGGTCGTCGCGTCCTCCCCGGCCCTGGCCAAAAGCCCCAAAACACCGGGCTTTATGGTTGCCCTCGCCAAGGTTCTGGGAAGAATAGCCCCCGGTCTGACACTCTCCAACGGCATTGACCCAAACCTCCTTTCAAGGAATCCGGATGCGGTGAAGCGCTACATCGAAGACCCGTTAGTCCACGACAGAATCTCAACAAAGCTCGGAATGAGCATCTTCAAGAACATGGAGCTAGCTCACAGGGAAGCGGACAGAATTGAAGTACCCATTCTCCTGCTTGTGGGCACAGGTGACGTTATAACACCCCCCGAAGGCTCAAGGAAGCTCTTCGAGGAGCTCAAGGTGAAGGACAAGGAAATCAGGGAGTTCGAGGGTGCTTACCACGAGATATTTGAGGATCCCGAATGGGGCGAGGAGTTCCACAAGACGATCGTGGAGTGGCTTATAAAGCATTCAGAGAAGGCTTGA
- the pfdA gene encoding prefoldin subunit alpha codes for MAEDTKKLEELAYQYQLLQAQAQLLAQNLELLTLGRNEFQAVKETLEGLKNEEGEFEILVPIGAGSFLKGKIVDAKNAIVSVGAGYAVQKSLDDSIEYLEKRIKEYEEAIAKTQEALKKLEAQLGELARQAQEIQQKQAMGFSVKK; via the coding sequence ATGGCGGAAGACACCAAGAAGCTTGAGGAACTCGCGTACCAGTACCAGCTCCTCCAGGCTCAGGCTCAACTGCTCGCCCAGAACCTTGAGCTCCTGACTCTGGGGAGGAACGAGTTCCAGGCGGTCAAGGAAACCCTCGAAGGCCTTAAGAATGAGGAGGGTGAGTTCGAGATCCTTGTTCCCATAGGGGCTGGATCGTTCCTCAAGGGCAAGATCGTTGACGCCAAGAACGCGATAGTCAGCGTAGGTGCTGGCTATGCCGTCCAGAAGAGCCTTGATGACTCTATTGAGTACCTCGAAAAGCGCATAAAGGAGTACGAAGAGGCGATAGCAAAGACACAGGAGGCCCTTAAGAAGCTCGAAGCCCAGCTGGGAGAGCTGGCCAGGCAGGCTCAGGAAATCCAGCAGAAGCAGGCGATGGGCTTCAGCGTTAAAAAGTGA
- a CDS encoding carbon starvation CstA family protein has protein sequence MNSAVIVLVAAAIYVAMYFTYGKSLQNKVVKADPNRPTPAHKLYDGVDYVPAHPLVLYGHHFASIAGAGPIVGPAVAMAWGWLPGLIWVWFGNVFIGAVHDYLALMSSVRYDGKSVQWIAGKLMSKRTGVAFELYIWFTLLLVVAAFVAVTAKLLTITPEAATATLLFLLVAVILGWLLYKMKMNFTVATIIGLVLLAISVWIGLNHPLVFVNGQTDTTSAAYTTAYHYWNIILLVYIIVAASLPVWILLQPRDYLNAYILWFGLLFGGIAFVLLAKDFTAPAYTSWSAYVIKGTEAVPSPFWPTVPLVIACGALSGFHSLVGSGTSSKQLDNEIHGLLVGYGGMFTEGFLSTIVITAIAVYGVQLTGLEPAKWATEYITKGGLGTFIGGYAKGVSEFYGVSETFGKTFATLWVSAFTLTSLDTATRLGRFAWQELFGMIADTSQGIWKTITNKWVASIIIAGLGTWLAWGASYKVLWPAFAGMNQLLASIAMMTAALWAAKVQRAGKWSWAVLLPALFLWITVTAALIWYIAVVPLSGSTLIAVKGSLLIGLLLNFLLAWDFYIAWKRPEEEYAAAAA, from the coding sequence ATGAACTCTGCTGTAATTGTTCTGGTGGCCGCTGCAATATACGTGGCCATGTATTTCACCTACGGTAAGAGCCTTCAGAACAAGGTTGTTAAGGCCGACCCCAACAGACCAACGCCGGCCCACAAGCTATACGACGGCGTTGACTACGTCCCAGCACACCCGCTCGTCCTATATGGACACCACTTCGCTTCGATAGCAGGTGCGGGACCAATCGTCGGTCCTGCGGTGGCAATGGCCTGGGGTTGGCTGCCGGGACTGATCTGGGTCTGGTTTGGAAACGTCTTCATTGGTGCCGTCCATGACTACCTCGCACTGATGTCATCTGTCCGCTATGATGGTAAGTCCGTCCAGTGGATTGCAGGAAAGCTCATGAGCAAGAGGACTGGAGTGGCGTTCGAACTTTACATATGGTTTACCCTCCTGCTCGTTGTAGCTGCGTTCGTCGCGGTAACTGCCAAACTCCTGACAATAACCCCCGAGGCGGCAACTGCAACCCTGCTCTTCCTTCTGGTGGCAGTCATCCTCGGATGGTTGCTCTACAAGATGAAGATGAACTTCACAGTGGCAACGATAATAGGACTTGTGCTGCTGGCCATATCTGTCTGGATAGGCCTTAACCACCCGCTTGTCTTCGTTAACGGTCAGACCGACACAACCTCCGCCGCCTACACCACCGCATACCACTACTGGAACATAATCCTGCTGGTTTATATTATCGTAGCCGCTTCCCTCCCTGTGTGGATTCTCCTCCAGCCCAGAGACTACCTCAACGCATACATCCTTTGGTTCGGCCTGCTCTTCGGAGGCATAGCCTTTGTACTGCTCGCCAAGGACTTTACCGCACCCGCATACACATCTTGGAGCGCCTACGTAATCAAGGGTACTGAGGCAGTTCCCTCACCGTTCTGGCCAACGGTGCCGCTTGTAATAGCGTGTGGTGCACTCAGCGGCTTCCACTCCCTCGTCGGCTCCGGAACTTCAAGCAAGCAACTTGACAACGAGATTCACGGTCTCCTCGTTGGCTATGGTGGCATGTTTACAGAGGGCTTCCTCTCAACCATTGTCATAACGGCCATAGCGGTCTACGGCGTCCAGCTTACAGGTCTTGAACCTGCCAAGTGGGCAACGGAATACATTACCAAGGGCGGTCTTGGAACCTTCATCGGAGGCTACGCTAAGGGCGTCAGCGAGTTCTACGGCGTAAGCGAGACCTTTGGAAAGACCTTCGCTACCCTCTGGGTCTCGGCCTTCACACTGACTTCCCTCGACACCGCCACAAGACTTGGAAGGTTCGCCTGGCAAGAGCTCTTCGGAATGATCGCCGACACGAGCCAGGGTATATGGAAGACTATCACCAATAAGTGGGTTGCCTCAATAATCATAGCCGGTCTCGGCACCTGGCTTGCCTGGGGTGCAAGTTACAAGGTTCTCTGGCCGGCTTTCGCAGGAATGAACCAGCTCTTAGCAAGCATAGCAATGATGACTGCAGCCCTTTGGGCCGCCAAGGTCCAGAGGGCCGGAAAGTGGTCCTGGGCCGTCCTCCTGCCAGCACTGTTCCTCTGGATAACCGTGACTGCAGCACTGATATGGTACATAGCAGTAGTGCCGCTGAGCGGAAGCACCCTCATAGCAGTCAAGGGATCGCTCCTCATCGGCCTGCTCCTGAACTTCCTCCTGGCATGGGACTTCTACATTGCCTGGAAGAGGCCAGAAGAGGAGTACGCTGCAGCTGCGGCCTGA
- a CDS encoding adenylosuccinate synthetase, translating to MPSYIVVGGQWGDEGKGSVIAYLALKDEPEVIARGGVGTNAGHSVFINGKKYAVRQLPTGFMQTKARLLVGAGVLVDPEVFFHELEHLKDFNVRGRVGIDYRCAIIEEKHKQLDRSNHHLHEEIGTTGSGCGPANADRVMRRAKLAKDIKELEPYLTDVAAEVNDALDDGKLVLIEGTQGFGLSLYYGTYPYVTSKDTTASAIASDVGIGPTRVDDVIVVFKSFPTRVGAGPFPTEMPQEEAERLGLVEYGTVTGRRRRVGWFDFEFARYSARINGATMLALTMLDKYDGEAFGVTDYDKLPKRAKEFVEEIEERVGVPVGLIKTGPELEHVIDRRENI from the coding sequence ATGCCGAGCTACATCGTCGTTGGAGGTCAATGGGGAGATGAGGGCAAGGGCTCTGTTATAGCCTATCTGGCCCTCAAAGACGAGCCTGAAGTCATAGCACGCGGCGGCGTTGGAACTAATGCCGGCCACAGCGTTTTCATCAACGGCAAGAAGTACGCGGTGAGGCAGCTCCCAACTGGCTTTATGCAGACCAAGGCGAGACTTCTCGTCGGGGCTGGCGTTCTCGTTGATCCAGAAGTCTTTTTCCACGAGCTCGAACACCTGAAGGACTTCAACGTTCGGGGGAGGGTTGGGATAGATTACCGCTGTGCCATAATCGAGGAGAAGCACAAACAGCTGGATAGAAGCAACCACCACCTGCACGAGGAGATTGGAACCACCGGGAGCGGATGCGGGCCGGCAAACGCCGACAGAGTTATGAGAAGGGCAAAGCTCGCAAAGGACATTAAGGAGCTTGAGCCTTACCTGACGGACGTTGCTGCTGAAGTGAACGATGCCCTTGACGATGGAAAGCTCGTTCTAATTGAAGGCACTCAAGGGTTCGGACTGAGCCTCTACTACGGCACTTATCCCTACGTCACTTCCAAAGACACGACGGCATCTGCCATTGCGAGCGACGTTGGAATTGGCCCGACGAGGGTTGACGATGTCATCGTCGTCTTCAAGAGCTTCCCAACGAGGGTCGGTGCAGGGCCGTTTCCGACTGAGATGCCTCAGGAAGAGGCTGAAAGGCTTGGGCTCGTCGAATATGGTACTGTCACAGGCAGGAGGAGAAGAGTGGGCTGGTTTGACTTCGAGTTCGCCCGCTACTCCGCGAGAATAAACGGCGCGACGATGCTTGCCCTCACGATGCTCGACAAGTACGACGGGGAAGCCTTCGGTGTCACTGACTACGATAAACTTCCGAAGAGGGCAAAGGAGTTCGTTGAGGAAATCGAAGAAAGGGTAGGCGTTCCGGTTGGACTGATAAAGACCGGGCCAGAGCTGGAGCACGTCATTGACAGAAGGGAGAACATTTAG
- the fba gene encoding class I fructose-bisphosphate aldolase — protein sequence MDAYQSVGIRRRLKRFFRRDGRALIFAMDHGFEHGPTDFEPVWEHVNPRIIIRKVVRAGVDGVMMLPGIVRMAGDELKPDTGLMIKLTSKTELRPKEEQLLQSQLGYVEDAIKLGADAIAATVYWGSPQEDVMMRQFAEIASYAHDLGFPVVQFAYPRGPYINEKYGKKEDYRVVMYGARAAAETGADMIKTYWTGSKETFAKVVDAAAGVPVLLSGGAKTDNPVDFLKVVWDVIEAGGAGAVVGRNIFQRENPEPMIKALIRVIHRNEDPEEAAKAEGLI from the coding sequence ATGGACGCATACCAGAGCGTTGGGATTAGGAGGAGGCTTAAGAGATTCTTCCGCAGGGACGGAAGGGCTCTAATATTCGCCATGGACCACGGCTTCGAACACGGGCCGACCGATTTTGAGCCCGTCTGGGAGCACGTTAACCCGAGGATCATCATTAGGAAGGTCGTCAGGGCTGGAGTTGACGGAGTCATGATGCTCCCCGGCATCGTCAGGATGGCCGGCGACGAGCTCAAGCCGGACACGGGGCTTATGATAAAGCTCACGAGCAAGACCGAGCTAAGGCCAAAGGAGGAGCAGCTCCTTCAGAGCCAGCTCGGTTACGTTGAAGACGCGATAAAGCTCGGCGCCGATGCGATAGCGGCAACCGTCTACTGGGGCTCACCACAGGAAGACGTTATGATGCGCCAGTTCGCGGAGATAGCGAGCTACGCCCATGACTTGGGCTTCCCTGTTGTCCAGTTTGCCTATCCGCGCGGGCCCTACATCAACGAGAAGTACGGCAAGAAGGAGGACTACCGCGTCGTTATGTACGGTGCAAGGGCCGCAGCCGAGACTGGCGCTGACATGATAAAGACCTACTGGACGGGATCAAAGGAGACCTTCGCCAAGGTCGTTGACGCCGCCGCTGGCGTCCCGGTTCTCCTCAGCGGTGGAGCAAAGACTGACAACCCCGTTGACTTCCTGAAGGTTGTCTGGGATGTCATCGAGGCTGGAGGGGCTGGAGCCGTCGTCGGAAGAAACATCTTCCAGCGCGAGAATCCAGAGCCGATGATAAAGGCCCTCATAAGGGTCATCCACAGAAACGAGGATCCTGAAGAGGCCGCTAAGGCCGAGGGGCTTATTTGA
- a CDS encoding SDR family oxidoreductase, protein MIKNKLVVVTGGAGFIGSHIAWELIKDNDVVIIDNLYTGKEENVPPGAKLVKADIRDYEAIAELISNADYVFHEAAQVSVVESIRDPVFTEEVNVLGTLNIIKALLEGHGKLIFASSAAVYGDNPNLPLKETERPRPLSPYGVTKATAEEYLRVFHELYGLPVVSLRYFNVFGPRQSTNQYAGVISIFINRALKGEPLVIFGDGKQTRDFIYVKDVVKANLLVAESRKANGRVFNVATGRETTILELAMKIIEITGTTSSVVFDKPRPGDIRHSRADISEIRKLGFEPEWSLEEGLKKTVEWYAKNNP, encoded by the coding sequence ATGATCAAAAATAAGTTAGTTGTCGTCACTGGGGGAGCGGGCTTTATAGGCTCTCATATAGCCTGGGAGCTTATCAAGGACAACGATGTGGTAATCATCGACAATCTATACACTGGAAAAGAAGAAAACGTTCCACCAGGGGCGAAGCTCGTCAAAGCCGATATAAGAGACTACGAGGCAATAGCCGAGCTGATAAGCAACGCCGACTACGTTTTTCATGAGGCCGCCCAGGTGAGCGTCGTCGAGAGCATCAGGGATCCGGTTTTTACTGAGGAGGTCAACGTCCTCGGAACGCTCAACATTATTAAAGCACTTCTCGAAGGGCATGGGAAGTTGATCTTTGCCTCTTCCGCAGCTGTTTATGGAGACAACCCTAACCTCCCACTAAAGGAGACTGAGAGACCTAGACCACTCTCCCCCTACGGGGTGACCAAAGCAACCGCCGAGGAGTACCTCCGCGTCTTCCACGAGCTTTACGGCCTGCCAGTTGTTTCTCTCCGCTACTTCAACGTCTTTGGACCGAGGCAGAGCACCAACCAGTACGCGGGAGTGATAAGCATCTTCATCAACCGCGCGCTGAAGGGTGAACCCCTCGTTATCTTCGGCGACGGAAAGCAGACGAGGGACTTCATCTACGTCAAGGACGTGGTTAAGGCTAACCTTCTGGTAGCCGAGAGCAGAAAAGCTAACGGAAGGGTTTTCAACGTCGCGACAGGGAGAGAGACCACGATCCTTGAACTCGCTATGAAGATTATAGAAATCACCGGAACGACTAGCTCGGTAGTCTTTGATAAACCGAGGCCTGGTGACATAAGACACAGCAGGGCCGACATAAGCGAGATTAGAAAGCTGGGCTTTGAGCCAGAGTGGTCTCTTGAAGAAGGACTGAAAAAAACAGTAGAATGGTACGCCAAAAATAATCCTTAG
- a CDS encoding AbrB/MazE/SpoVT family DNA-binding domain-containing protein has translation MVSIRLKVGPKGQIVIPKVFREAYGIKEGGEVIVEPREDALVIRRVPDTEELLKKLREYHKKRKGAKPAKLGELKGVSLEDEFDEVWGIEE, from the coding sequence GTGGTTAGTATCCGCCTGAAAGTCGGCCCAAAGGGCCAGATAGTAATTCCCAAAGTCTTCAGGGAGGCCTACGGAATTAAGGAGGGCGGGGAGGTTATAGTGGAACCAAGGGAAGATGCACTCGTCATCAGGAGAGTGCCGGACACGGAAGAACTCCTTAAAAAGCTCAGGGAGTACCACAAAAAGAGGAAAGGCGCGAAACCAGCTAAACTTGGGGAACTCAAAGGAGTGAGCCTTGAAGACGAGTTCGACGAGGTCTGGGGGATTGAGGAATGA
- a CDS encoding ArsA family ATPase, with product MREFFLPKKDYRVVFFIGKGGVGKTTSSAAAAVALADKGYRTLIVSLDPAHNLGDVLMEKLSDKPKKIAENLYASELDMEKLIKSYLKHLEENLKHMYRYLTVINLEKYFEVLSFSPGIEEYATLEAVKEILMKGDEWDVIVFDTPPTGLTLRVLALPRISLIWTDKLIEIRRAILERRAAIANIHGEQEFVVEGERIKLPTKEEEDPVMKELKAYRKEVAFVESVLTDPDKTSVVAVMNPEMLPLYETERAYESLKKFRIPFNMIVMNKVFELKGEVPELKAKLEAQERVLMEVSEKFKGVDIVKIPIFPEEPRGVERLRELGGAIIGER from the coding sequence ATGCGAGAATTCTTCCTGCCGAAGAAAGACTACCGTGTTGTTTTCTTCATAGGGAAAGGCGGAGTCGGCAAGACGACGAGCTCTGCGGCAGCTGCCGTTGCCCTCGCCGACAAGGGCTACAGAACCCTCATAGTCTCACTCGACCCGGCGCACAACCTCGGGGACGTTCTGATGGAGAAGCTCTCAGATAAGCCAAAAAAGATAGCGGAGAATCTCTACGCGAGCGAGCTGGACATGGAGAAGCTGATAAAGAGCTATCTAAAGCACCTAGAGGAGAACCTCAAGCACATGTACCGCTACCTGACTGTCATAAACCTCGAAAAGTACTTCGAGGTTCTCAGCTTTTCACCGGGGATAGAGGAGTACGCAACGCTGGAGGCTGTAAAGGAGATACTGATGAAAGGCGACGAATGGGACGTTATAGTGTTCGACACTCCCCCTACGGGACTGACCCTCAGGGTTCTCGCGCTCCCGAGGATATCACTCATCTGGACGGACAAGCTCATCGAGATACGGCGGGCAATTCTGGAGAGAAGGGCCGCGATAGCCAACATCCACGGCGAGCAGGAGTTCGTGGTAGAAGGAGAGCGGATAAAGCTCCCCACCAAGGAAGAGGAAGACCCCGTGATGAAGGAGCTGAAGGCCTACAGGAAAGAAGTAGCATTCGTTGAGAGTGTCCTCACTGACCCCGATAAGACGAGCGTTGTGGCCGTTATGAACCCTGAGATGCTCCCGTTGTATGAAACTGAGAGGGCCTACGAGAGCCTCAAAAAGTTCAGGATTCCGTTCAACATGATAGTAATGAACAAGGTCTTCGAGCTGAAGGGAGAAGTCCCGGAACTGAAAGCCAAACTGGAGGCACAGGAGAGAGTGCTAATGGAGGTCTCTGAAAAGTTCAAAGGGGTTGACATCGTGAAGATACCCATCTTTCCCGAAGAGCCCCGCGGCGTTGAGAGGCTCAGAGAACTTGGAGGGGCGATAATCGGTGAACGCTGA
- the oadA gene encoding sodium-extruding oxaloacetate decarboxylase subunit alpha — protein MGRVEIIDTTFRDAHQSLIATRLRTEDMLPIAEKMDRIGFYSMEVWGGATFDVCIRYLREDPWERLRILREYLKKTKLQMLLRGQNLVGYRHYPDDVVEKFVELAHKNGIDIFRVFDALNDIRNMAVAIKKAKEVGAEVQGAIAYTTGKVFTLEYYMKKVEELLALDVDVITIKDMAGLLTPWKAYELVSEIKETYGVPVNVHTHSTTGMAVATYLKAVEAGADFIDTAISPLAFGTAQPGIQTIWHALPKAVGSHLDRELIHEVSRYLKKLLEEKYWGLLHKEALMVNPYVLKYQVPGGMFSNLLSQLKEMNALDKLDEVLEEIPRVREDLGWPPLVTPTSQIVGTQAVLNVLFGRYERVTQQVKDYVKGLYGRPPAEINPEIKKKILGDEEPITVRPADLLEPMLEKCRKELEERGYSPTEEDLLTYCLFPQVALEFFEARKEGRKAPEVPPTAQKFKLYVDGVEFEVGIEGVDLSALRYLPQMASAGAAISASQTISTPSAPSSIPAPIPAPAAPSPVTVAGEGVVTAPMPGKILRILVKEGEQVKTGQGLLILEAMKMENEIPAPKDGVVKKILVKEGDTVNTGDPLIEIG, from the coding sequence ATGGGAAGGGTCGAGATAATAGATACGACGTTTAGAGACGCTCATCAGTCACTAATAGCGACGCGCCTTCGAACAGAGGACATGCTCCCCATAGCTGAGAAGATGGACAGAATCGGCTTCTACTCCATGGAGGTCTGGGGAGGGGCAACCTTCGACGTGTGCATCCGCTACCTGAGAGAAGACCCCTGGGAGAGACTCCGCATTCTAAGGGAGTACCTAAAGAAGACGAAGCTACAGATGCTCCTCCGTGGCCAGAACCTCGTCGGCTACCGTCACTACCCGGATGATGTCGTCGAAAAGTTCGTCGAGCTCGCACATAAGAACGGAATAGATATCTTCCGCGTCTTCGATGCCCTCAACGATATCAGGAATATGGCGGTGGCGATAAAAAAGGCTAAAGAAGTCGGTGCTGAGGTTCAGGGGGCAATAGCCTACACAACGGGTAAAGTGTTCACACTCGAATACTACATGAAGAAGGTCGAGGAACTTTTAGCCCTTGACGTGGATGTAATAACGATCAAGGACATGGCAGGTCTGCTGACACCTTGGAAAGCCTACGAGCTCGTCAGCGAGATAAAGGAGACATACGGTGTTCCCGTCAATGTGCACACCCACTCCACTACGGGAATGGCCGTTGCCACCTATCTCAAGGCCGTGGAAGCGGGAGCTGACTTCATAGACACCGCCATAAGCCCATTAGCCTTCGGCACTGCACAGCCCGGGATTCAGACGATATGGCACGCCCTCCCCAAGGCAGTTGGTTCTCATCTTGACCGCGAGCTAATCCACGAGGTCTCGCGCTACCTCAAGAAGCTCCTGGAGGAGAAGTACTGGGGACTGCTCCACAAGGAGGCGTTGATGGTCAACCCCTACGTCCTCAAGTACCAGGTTCCGGGTGGAATGTTCTCTAACCTCCTAAGCCAGCTCAAGGAGATGAACGCCCTGGACAAGCTCGACGAAGTCCTTGAGGAGATACCGCGCGTTAGGGAAGACCTCGGCTGGCCGCCGCTCGTCACCCCCACCAGCCAGATAGTCGGCACTCAGGCCGTCTTGAACGTCCTCTTTGGAAGGTACGAAAGGGTAACCCAGCAGGTCAAGGACTACGTGAAGGGCCTCTACGGAAGGCCGCCAGCGGAGATAAACCCCGAAATCAAGAAGAAAATCCTGGGCGACGAAGAGCCCATAACGGTCAGGCCGGCTGACCTTCTTGAACCTATGCTTGAAAAGTGCAGGAAGGAGCTTGAAGAAAGGGGGTACAGCCCGACTGAGGAAGACCTTCTGACCTACTGCCTCTTTCCGCAGGTAGCGCTGGAGTTCTTCGAGGCGAGGAAAGAGGGAAGGAAGGCCCCAGAGGTGCCGCCTACCGCCCAGAAGTTCAAACTCTACGTGGACGGCGTTGAGTTCGAGGTGGGAATTGAAGGTGTTGATCTAAGCGCGCTCAGATACCTGCCCCAGATGGCAAGTGCGGGAGCAGCTATCTCTGCATCCCAAACGATTTCCACTCCAAGTGCTCCCTCTTCGATTCCAGCTCCCATCCCGGCTCCAGCGGCACCATCACCAGTCACCGTCGCTGGTGAGGGTGTCGTCACCGCCCCAATGCCGGGCAAAATCCTGAGAATCCTCGTGAAGGAGGGCGAGCAGGTTAAGACTGGACAGGGACTCCTCATTCTTGAGGCAATGAAGATGGAGAACGAGATTCCAGCGCCTAAGGACGGTGTCGTAAAGAAAATCCTAGTCAAAGAAGGCGACACCGTAAACACCGGCGACCCACTAATAGAAATAGGGTGA